A single window of Polaribacter sp. SA4-10 DNA harbors:
- a CDS encoding serine hydrolase — translation MFFKKILPLVLFIFSLTLSAQIDEKNLDNLVKETLKTFDVPGISVGILKDGKIIYAKGHGVRSLTNKKDMNENTLVGVASNSKGFTCFALAMMVDEGKLNWDDKVRKHIPEFQLYDAWVTEQFTVRDLVTHRSGMGLGAGDLMFFPEGNDFTSKDVINNVKHLKPESSFRSKFAYNNNMFIIAGEVLKRVSGLSWEEFIETKIMKPVGMLNSKASYNRVTDRTNIIEAHTRADGKVIQIPHDWSETANPAGGIMSNVKDMLTWANFLMNDAVTQNGKRLLSELQFHELWQLQTPLKVRKNDSYNANFRGYGLGWFLTDVKGGYKQVYHTGGLLGTVTQFTMIPDLDLAIVVLTNQMNGSAFNTITNTIKDTYLGYEDRGWLKKYGTSNATYLKYNDDLKDSIYAKVELAKTNKNLPKPAQIIGTYKDDWFGNVIISNDGNTYAIKCERSSNLFGELLPYNQTTYVVKWNNRSYDADVFVQFSFDEKGMAQSAKMKYIAPITDFSFDFHDLNLKK, via the coding sequence ATGTTTTTCAAAAAAATACTACCTCTTGTTCTTTTTATTTTTTCTTTAACCTTAAGTGCACAAATTGATGAGAAAAATCTCGATAACTTGGTAAAAGAGACGTTAAAAACTTTTGATGTTCCAGGTATTTCTGTCGGAATTTTAAAAGACGGAAAAATTATTTATGCAAAAGGCCATGGAGTTCGTTCTTTAACCAATAAAAAAGACATGAACGAAAATACTTTAGTTGGTGTTGCTTCTAATAGTAAAGGTTTTACGTGTTTTGCTTTGGCGATGATGGTAGATGAAGGAAAACTAAATTGGGATGATAAAGTGAGAAAACACATTCCAGAATTTCAGCTATATGATGCTTGGGTAACAGAACAATTTACAGTAAGAGATTTAGTAACGCATAGAAGTGGAATGGGTTTAGGAGCTGGAGATTTAATGTTCTTTCCTGAAGGAAATGATTTTACATCCAAAGATGTGATTAACAATGTAAAACATTTAAAACCAGAAAGTTCTTTTAGAAGCAAATTTGCTTACAATAACAACATGTTTATTATTGCTGGTGAAGTTTTAAAACGTGTAAGTGGTCTTTCTTGGGAAGAATTTATTGAAACAAAAATTATGAAACCTGTTGGAATGCTAAACAGTAAAGCATCTTACAATAGAGTTACAGATAGAACGAACATTATTGAGGCACACACAAGAGCAGATGGTAAAGTGATTCAAATTCCTCATGATTGGAGCGAAACAGCCAATCCTGCAGGTGGAATTATGAGTAATGTAAAAGACATGCTTACTTGGGCAAATTTTTTAATGAATGATGCTGTTACTCAAAACGGAAAACGATTATTAAGTGAACTACAATTTCACGAATTATGGCAATTACAAACGCCTTTAAAAGTTAGAAAAAACGACTCTTACAATGCTAATTTTAGAGGGTATGGTTTGGGTTGGTTTTTAACGGATGTAAAAGGCGGATATAAGCAAGTGTATCACACAGGTGGTTTGTTAGGCACAGTAACTCAGTTTACCATGATTCCAGATTTAGATTTGGCAATTGTAGTGTTAACAAATCAAATGAATGGAAGCGCATTTAATACCATTACCAATACGATAAAAGACACCTATTTAGGCTATGAAGATAGAGGTTGGTTAAAGAAATACGGAACAAGTAATGCTACCTATTTAAAATATAATGATGATTTAAAAGATAGTATTTATGCAAAAGTTGAACTTGCTAAAACCAATAAAAACTTACCAAAACCGGCTCAAATTATAGGAACTTATAAAGATGATTGGTTTGGAAATGTTATTATTTCTAATGATGGCAACACCTATGCTATAAAATGCGAACGTTCTTCTAATTTGTTTGGTGAATTATTGCCATACAATCAAACAACTTATGTTGTAAAATGGAATAATAGAAGTTATGATGCAGATGTTTTTGTTCAGTTTTCTTTTGATGAAAAAGGAATGGCGCAATCTGCAAAAATGAAATACATTGCACCAATTACAGATTTTAGTTTCGATTTTCATGACCTAAACCTTAAAAAATAA